The following proteins come from a genomic window of Melospiza georgiana isolate bMelGeo1 chromosome 3, bMelGeo1.pri, whole genome shotgun sequence:
- the ENTPD6 gene encoding ectonucleoside triphosphate diphosphohydrolase 6, translating to MEAMKISKRFFAFGILTCIAVYVAYVKWHLGSKPFVGATEGVAESRGDKLTHQAVSTDLSVFYGIMFDAGSTGTRIHIFKFAQQPRETPRLTHETFKALKPGLSAYADDVEKSGQGIKELLEVAKKEVPMELWKFTPLVLKATAGLRLLPGEKAQKLLEKVKEIFQASPFFVRDNCVSIMNGTDEGISAWITINFLTGRLDDPQRRSVGMLDLGGGSTQITFLPRAKATLQTSPSGHTTSFQMFNHTYKLYSYSYLGLGLMSARLAILGGVEGKPLGEGEELISPCLPPGFKSEWQHAEIVYKIKGQKAGEPLYESCSNKVAKMLYKKVHRAGEVKDLDFYIFSYYYDCAAEAGLIDKEKGGSLTVSDFEIAAKYVCKTMEISPGNNPFLCMDLTYITFLLQELGFPKSQGFKLARKIDNVETSWALGATFHYIDSLNRLQY from the exons ATGGAAGCCATGAAGATATCAAAGCGCTTCTTCGCTTTTGGCATTCTGACATGCATAGCTGTTTATGTTGCATATGTGAAATGGCACTTGGGCTCCAAACCGTTTGTGGGAGCCACAGAAGGAGTGGCTGAAAGCAGAGGAGATAAACTGACCCATCAGGCAGTGAGCACAGATCTCTCTGTCTTTTATGGAATTATGTTTGATGCAGGAAGCACAGGAACTCGCATCCATATATTTAAATTTGCTCAGCAGCCAAGAG AGACTCCCAGGTTAACCCATGAGACGTTTAAAGCACTGAAACCAGGTCTGTCTGCATATGCTGATGATGTTGAAAAG AGTGGCCAGGGAATAAAAGAGCTCCTGGAGGTGGCAAAGAAGGAAGTTCCTATGGAGCTGTGGAAGTTTACTCCTCTGGTCCTGAAAGCCACAGCTGGCCTACGGTTGCTGCCAGGAGAGAAAGCTCAGAAGTTGCTGGAAAAG GTGAAGGAGATTTTTCAGGCTTCCCCCTTCTTTGTAAGGGACAATTGTGTGTCAATAATGAATGGAACTGATGAAG GTATTTCAGCCTGGATCACAATAAATTTCTTAACAG GCAGGCTAGATGACCCCCAGAGGAGAAGTGTAGGGATGCTGGATTTGGGTGGTGGATCAACACAGATCACCTTCCTTCCACGTGCCAAG GCAACTCTCCAGACATCACCATCTGGCCACACAACTTCATTTCAGATGTTTAACCACACCTACAAGCTGTATTCATACAG TTACCTGGGACTTGGGCTGATGTCAGCAAGGCTTGCCATTTTGGGAGGAGTTGAGGGAAAACCCT TAGGAGAAGGGGAGGAATTGATCAGCCCTTGTTTGCCACCTGGCTTCAAATCCGAATGGCAACACGCTGAGATAGTGTACAAAATTAAAGGACAGAAGGCAG GTGAGCCTCTATATGAGTCTTGTTCTAATAAAGTGGCAAAGATGCTCTACAAGAaagtgcacagagctggggaagtgAAGGACCTGGACTTTTACATTTTCTCCTACTACTATGACTGTGCAGCAGAGGCTGGTCTCATAG ataaagaaaaaggaggaagctTAACTGTTAGTGACTTTGAAATTGCAGCTAAATATG tTTGTAAGACCATGGAAATCAGCCCTGGGAACAACCCTTTTCTCTGCATGGACCTCACATACAtcaccttcctgctgcaggaactgGGCTTTCCAAAGAGCCAAGGCTTTAAG CTTGCCCGGAAAATTGACAACGTTGAAACGAGCTGGGCATTGGGAGCCACTTTCCATTACATCGACTCACTGAACAGACTGCAGTACTAA